Proteins found in one Methanospirillum hungatei JF-1 genomic segment:
- a CDS encoding PAS domain S-box protein: MDSGSSKINQDILETFTKGKKSLSISDISRLSGHHRHTVARYLDNLVSSGKLEMRQHGQKKKYYLSDIQPESSILNFSPHMLIILNMDLSIRWANDSFLRMIHSTIEAISNLSIEALHLDDLFGPDLVAAIRMVRPGETRSEEARIIREEKETLYLFTISAVSFFQERPALVITGEDITEKKALQEAIRTSESNLRLITESVHDMIIRWEPDGMISYVSPACELLTGYVSQELMGKTISEFIHPEDLPRFQNGGETETVNWSRLPSSFRFRTLKGKWIWFETTTTPRLSETGEILDYISVWRDITAWLEAETKLALSEEKYRRLFEGAKDAIILMELTENLKHARFREVNNLTCQLTGYTYQEFLTLSLSDIIPESMEEYFNEVTEKFMQNEQGFFEIDLVRKDGSLVPVEVNAHLFYLQGKPVVLAITRDITERRKTEAAIKEAHQRLEDILEFLPDPVFVLDTEGTVTAWNRAMEELTGTKKEDIIGCGDYACAVAFYHQKRPVLADYILHRDETVLFRYNNPDIDGDRVTVDVQTLHPVTKQRIWLWIKAAPIYNLNGDIIGVIETLRDISERKIMELEIRKQNAIFEAVSRAASDILQSANFEDAALRTIGLIGEATSVSRVCLLEKAPSSSIQLIRSELEWNAKTGIVGRTRSPLSMRLKNDDEGSIIEDVFVQEKTIYSLVKDLKGSDRRILEPEGVKSILLVPIKTKTDIWGAVGFLETNSERIWSRKEISALEIGSSLIGSALMRFEAGENLEKSEKQFRTLAQNIPGIVFRVSLAGSDMEFYNDHLESVTGYTAKELASGQISSLIPLIFPDDKQRVIQAKKESIKTGEPYEIEYRIIDKFGHIRVMSERGRPVADETGLVVSIDGIIQEVGSG, encoded by the coding sequence GTGGATTCCGGTAGTTCAAAAATAAATCAGGATATCCTGGAGACCTTTACCAAGGGAAAAAAATCCCTGAGTATATCAGATATCTCCCGTTTATCCGGCCATCACAGACACACCGTTGCCCGGTACTTAGACAACCTGGTATCATCCGGAAAACTTGAGATGCGCCAGCATGGGCAGAAGAAGAAGTACTATTTGTCAGATATCCAACCGGAATCCTCCATACTCAACTTTTCGCCTCACATGCTCATCATCCTGAACATGGATCTCTCCATTAGATGGGCAAATGATTCATTTTTACGGATGATACATTCAACAATTGAAGCCATCTCCAACCTGAGCATTGAAGCACTACATCTTGATGACCTGTTTGGCCCTGACCTTGTTGCAGCAATCCGGATGGTCCGACCTGGTGAAACACGATCAGAAGAGGCACGAATTATCCGTGAAGAGAAAGAGACGCTGTACCTGTTTACCATATCCGCCGTCTCGTTCTTCCAGGAACGTCCTGCGCTTGTGATCACCGGGGAGGACATTACTGAAAAGAAGGCCCTTCAGGAGGCAATACGTACAAGTGAGTCAAATCTTCGTCTTATCACCGAATCAGTTCATGACATGATCATCAGGTGGGAGCCTGACGGAATGATATCCTATGTCTCACCTGCATGTGAACTGCTCACCGGGTATGTCTCCCAGGAACTGATGGGAAAGACGATATCAGAATTTATTCATCCCGAAGATCTCCCCCGGTTTCAGAATGGTGGTGAAACCGAGACGGTGAACTGGTCCCGCCTCCCTTCATCATTCAGATTCCGGACGCTGAAAGGGAAATGGATATGGTTTGAGACCACCACAACCCCCCGGCTTTCAGAGACCGGCGAGATTCTGGACTATATTTCGGTCTGGCGGGATATTACCGCATGGCTTGAGGCAGAGACCAAGCTGGCACTGAGTGAAGAAAAATACCGCCGTCTTTTTGAGGGTGCAAAAGATGCCATTATCCTTATGGAACTGACCGAGAACTTAAAGCATGCACGATTTCGTGAAGTAAATAACCTGACCTGCCAGCTGACCGGGTATACCTATCAGGAGTTTCTGACCCTTTCCCTGTCTGATATCATTCCTGAATCCATGGAGGAGTATTTTAATGAGGTTACTGAAAAGTTCATGCAGAATGAACAGGGGTTCTTTGAGATAGATCTCGTTCGCAAGGATGGGAGTCTGGTCCCGGTTGAAGTAAATGCCCACCTCTTTTACCTGCAGGGAAAACCGGTTGTTCTCGCAATTACCCGTGATATCACTGAACGGAGAAAGACTGAAGCAGCGATTAAAGAAGCACACCAGCGTCTTGAAGACATACTTGAATTCCTCCCCGACCCGGTCTTCGTGCTTGATACTGAAGGAACAGTGACGGCATGGAACCGGGCTATGGAAGAACTAACCGGGACAAAAAAGGAGGATATTATCGGATGTGGAGATTATGCCTGTGCAGTCGCCTTTTATCATCAGAAACGGCCGGTCCTCGCAGATTATATCCTCCATCGCGATGAAACCGTCCTCTTTCGGTATAACAATCCGGATATCGACGGAGACCGGGTCACGGTTGATGTTCAGACCCTGCATCCGGTTACAAAACAGCGAATCTGGCTGTGGATAAAGGCAGCTCCAATATATAATCTCAACGGGGACATCATCGGAGTCATTGAGACCCTGAGGGATATCAGTGAACGAAAGATAATGGAGTTGGAGATTCGAAAACAGAACGCGATTTTCGAAGCGGTAAGCCGGGCTGCTTCAGATATTCTCCAGTCAGCAAACTTTGAAGATGCTGCTCTTCGGACCATCGGCTTGATTGGAGAGGCAACATCCGTCAGTCGTGTCTGCCTTCTTGAAAAGGCACCCTCATCCAGTATCCAGCTTATCAGATCAGAACTTGAATGGAATGCGAAAACAGGAATTGTCGGACGGACCCGGTCTCCCTTATCAATGAGACTGAAAAATGACGATGAAGGATCGATCATAGAGGATGTGTTCGTACAAGAGAAGACCATCTACAGTCTGGTAAAAGATCTCAAGGGAAGTGATCGTCGGATTCTTGAACCGGAAGGAGTAAAATCAATCCTTCTCGTCCCTATCAAAACCAAAACTGATATCTGGGGTGCTGTCGGGTTTCTTGAAACAAACTCTGAGCGTATCTGGAGTCGAAAAGAGATTAGTGCTCTAGAAATCGGATCATCGCTCATCGGAAGTGCTCTCATGAGATTTGAAGCCGGGGAAAATCTTGAAAAGAGTGAGAAACAGTTCAGAACCCTGGCTCAGAACATTCCTGGGATCGTGTTCAGGGTCTCACTTGCCGGTTCAGACATGGAGTTTTACAACGACCATCTCGAATCGGTGACCGGATACACCGCAAAAGAACTTGCAAGCGGACAGATCAGCTCTCTTATCCCACTTATTTTTCCTGATGACAAACAGCGGGTTATTCAGGCAAAGAAAGAGTCAATCAAAACAGGAGAGCCATACGAGATAGAGTACCGGATTATTGACAAGTTTGGACATATAAGGGTCATGAGCGAGCGTGGCAGACCAGTCGCTGATGAAACCGGACTTGTCGTCAGTATTGACGGCATTATTCAGGAAGTTGGATCAGGATAG
- a CDS encoding DUF2493 domain-containing protein — translation MKRLIVSGLRTCDRKDIVEAEISKYIMEIGGVDEIVSGGSEGVDLFAKEYAQENGIKYVEFLPDWQSHINAASFIRDARMVEYGTHLLVLSNGISKESLNLIEEARRNRLTIKTIGVFKGMPGHESGYAGAYPGTFY, via the coding sequence ATGAAAAGACTCATCGTTTCAGGACTTCGGACCTGTGACCGAAAGGACATCGTCGAAGCTGAAATCTCGAAATATATTATGGAGATAGGAGGCGTCGATGAGATCGTGTCCGGTGGTTCAGAAGGTGTGGACCTCTTTGCCAAAGAATATGCACAGGAGAATGGAATTAAGTATGTTGAGTTCCTTCCAGACTGGCAGAGTCATATCAATGCAGCCAGTTTTATCCGGGATGCCCGAATGGTTGAGTATGGCACTCATCTGCTTGTCCTCTCAAACGGAATCAGCAAAGAATCTTTAAACCTTATCGAAGAGGCCAGAAGAAACCGCCTCACTATCAAAACAATCGGCGTCTTTAAAGGAATGCCCGGACATGAAAGCGGGTATGCCGGTGCATATCCGGGAACATTCTATTAA
- a CDS encoding cache domain-containing protein gives MKNRKRYMMSGLSPLYRILFAILLIFICVAGCLDEKSEQGRVIENEQNRGVVPVFSPARVSQQQTIEDARNVCDAVTQTLTAELETINIALRKGADYLVMQGVNSPHAEKVLSETRNASPYTYSPILLNHELIITGVASDEYAGIIGSDLSNQGHLQDAITLKKPVMGGLIQTVEGILATPISYPVIVNGTVTGVLSVLIEEKEIFSDAILMADPERRYETFIMQPDGLVIYDTDPLQINKNVFTDSFFQKHPSLTAIVHRIKNETSGTGAYEFQNDMSPDLVTKVVVWNTTGLYEGAWRIVVSRVICET, from the coding sequence ATGAAGAACCGAAAACGGTATATGATGAGCGGGCTGTCGCCGTTATACCGAATACTGTTTGCTATCCTCCTCATTTTTATATGTGTTGCAGGGTGCCTTGATGAAAAATCTGAACAGGGGAGAGTGATTGAGAACGAGCAGAACAGAGGTGTTGTTCCGGTATTCTCACCAGCCAGGGTATCGCAACAACAGACTATTGAAGATGCCCGGAATGTCTGTGATGCGGTCACACAAACCCTGACAGCCGAACTTGAGACCATCAATATCGCCCTTAGGAAAGGCGCGGACTATCTGGTAATGCAGGGGGTGAACAGCCCTCATGCAGAGAAGGTTTTGTCAGAGACCAGGAACGCTTCACCATATACATATAGTCCCATTCTCCTGAATCATGAACTTATCATAACCGGCGTTGCATCAGACGAGTATGCCGGGATCATCGGATCTGATCTCTCAAACCAGGGACATCTGCAGGACGCAATCACCCTGAAAAAGCCGGTCATGGGAGGACTCATCCAGACGGTTGAGGGAATTTTGGCAACTCCCATCAGCTACCCAGTCATTGTGAACGGTACGGTAACCGGAGTTCTTTCAGTCCTTATCGAGGAGAAAGAGATCTTTTCAGATGCCATCCTTATGGCTGATCCGGAGAGGAGATATGAGACATTCATCATGCAACCGGACGGTCTCGTCATCTATGATACCGATCCACTCCAGATCAATAAAAACGTCTTTACAGATTCATTCTTCCAGAAGCATCCATCCCTCACTGCAATTGTTCATCGGATAAAGAATGAGACCAGTGGAACCGGCGCATATGAATTCCAGAACGATATGTCACCTGATCTGGTGACAAAAGTAGTAGTCTGGAACACCACCGGCCTGTATGAAGGAGCCTGGCGGATAGTTGTCAGCCGGGTAATCTGTGAGACCTGA
- a CDS encoding response regulator, which yields MKSNPDTSLHILIVEDNRTQAEYLRHLLEKRGHQVTVSQNGFEALERIEEKRPDIILTDVMMPDMDGYTLCKTVKQHEKFHDIPVILVTHLYSPVDVIKGLEAGADNFIIKPYDPEYIFSRITGIMQAKNHPGTQEPVQPLDVVFSSEVHTIASSRMQILNILLSTYETAVKNNSELQVAHERLHYTNAQLQKLIEDLEQTNESLHLKNLERGRLETALAAAHEKIEILSEALKQIYQIRVQPADEILSVQASLPDVGEGISTASSHLHAGMIALKNIRQYIRTGTMPRTWLGIRNSINNTIDRVRRQSIRYENLIPEDIEIYADPCFEHVLSDLIVALQDGDEKPTEMRFSFHVKENGYVIICENNDQGIAETDKEKIFTFHHGLLSHPSLCLIREMLALSGMDIAETGIQGHRTRFEIGCPESSVRFGSDIQDL from the coding sequence ATGAAATCAAATCCTGACACCTCACTACACATCCTGATCGTTGAGGATAACCGGACTCAGGCAGAATATCTCCGCCATCTCCTTGAAAAACGGGGACATCAGGTTACGGTATCACAGAACGGTTTTGAAGCTTTGGAGAGAATTGAAGAGAAGAGACCGGATATCATCCTTACTGATGTGATGATGCCTGATATGGACGGGTATACCCTGTGTAAAACGGTAAAACAGCATGAAAAGTTTCACGACATCCCTGTCATCCTGGTGACGCATCTGTACAGCCCGGTGGATGTGATCAAGGGTCTTGAAGCCGGTGCTGATAACTTCATCATTAAACCCTATGATCCTGAGTATATCTTCTCCCGGATAACGGGCATCATGCAGGCAAAGAATCATCCAGGCACACAAGAGCCTGTCCAGCCGCTTGATGTGGTATTCTCCAGTGAAGTACATACCATCGCATCAAGCCGGATGCAGATCCTGAACATTCTTCTTTCAACCTATGAAACCGCGGTCAAGAATAACAGCGAACTGCAGGTAGCCCATGAACGGCTCCATTATACGAACGCACAGCTGCAGAAACTGATTGAAGATCTTGAGCAGACAAATGAGTCACTTCATCTGAAAAATCTTGAACGAGGCAGGCTCGAGACCGCACTGGCTGCCGCACATGAAAAGATCGAGATTCTCTCAGAGGCGCTCAAACAGATATATCAGATTCGGGTGCAGCCGGCAGACGAGATTCTTTCAGTACAGGCATCATTACCGGATGTAGGAGAGGGGATCAGTACTGCTTCTTCGCACCTGCATGCCGGTATGATCGCCCTGAAAAATATCCGGCAGTATATCAGAACAGGAACAATGCCCCGGACATGGCTGGGTATCAGAAACAGTATTAATAATACGATTGACCGGGTGCGCAGGCAGTCAATCAGGTATGAAAATCTCATTCCTGAAGACATTGAGATTTATGCCGATCCCTGCTTTGAACACGTCCTCTCAGATCTCATCGTTGCCCTTCAGGATGGAGATGAGAAGCCAACGGAGATGCGGTTCTCGTTTCATGTGAAAGAGAACGGATATGTCATCATCTGTGAAAACAATGACCAGGGAATAGCAGAGACTGACAAGGAAAAGATATTCACCTTTCACCATGGTCTGTTGTCACATCCATCCCTCTGTCTTATCAGGGAGATGCTGGCACTCTCCGGCATGGATATTGCAGAGACGGGGATACAAGGCCATCGGACACGATTTGAGATCGGGTGCCCGGAATCATCAGTCCGGTTTGGATCAGATATTCAGGACCTCTAA
- a CDS encoding bacteriohemerythrin translates to MAFIVWDEVYSTGIQSIDDQHKHLISLLNRMFEALLQKRGKEEVSYVIEEMNRYAEYHFQTEESLMERAGYSDLAEHRIFHDAFISKVNDFLFKYNQNDEALSAEVTIFLTNWLNEHLSTIDQKYVPALQNANIS, encoded by the coding sequence ATGGCATTTATTGTATGGGATGAGGTATATTCGACCGGTATTCAATCAATCGACGACCAGCATAAACATCTTATCTCACTTCTGAACCGGATGTTTGAGGCATTATTGCAAAAACGGGGTAAAGAGGAAGTATCGTATGTGATTGAGGAGATGAACCGGTACGCAGAGTACCATTTCCAGACCGAGGAATCTCTCATGGAGAGGGCAGGTTATTCTGATCTGGCCGAACACCGGATCTTTCATGATGCATTTATCTCGAAGGTGAATGATTTTTTATTTAAATACAATCAGAATGATGAAGCGCTCAGTGCAGAAGTGACCATTTTCCTCACCAACTGGCTTAATGAGCATCTCTCCACGATAGACCAGAAATATGTCCCGGCGCTGCAAAATGCGAATATTTCCTGA
- a CDS encoding DUF2493 domain-containing protein, translating into MKKLIVTGLRTCERKDLVYAEINKYISEIGGVDEIVSGGSGGVDMFTKEYALEHGITFREFAPDFQSYINAATFIRDSEMAEYATHLLVLSNGISKESKNLIAEAKANNLQVKSVGGFEGRSEADYYHTGAVPTPY; encoded by the coding sequence ATGAAGAAACTCATCGTGACAGGACTTCGGACCTGCGAAAGAAAAGACCTCGTATATGCAGAAATCAACAAGTACATCTCGGAGATCGGTGGAGTTGATGAGATTGTATCCGGAGGATCCGGTGGAGTTGATATGTTCACGAAAGAATATGCACTGGAACATGGCATTACGTTCAGGGAATTTGCCCCGGATTTCCAGAGCTATATCAATGCAGCCACCTTTATCCGTGATTCAGAGATGGCAGAATACGCGACCCACCTGCTTGTCCTCTCAAACGGAATCAGCAAGGAATCAAAGAACCTCATCGCTGAGGCAAAGGCAAACAATCTTCAGGTAAAAAGCGTCGGTGGCTTTGAAGGACGTTCCGAGGCAGATTACTACCACACCGGTGCAGTCCCGACCCCATACTAA
- a CDS encoding HEAT repeat domain-containing protein, with amino-acid sequence MPETHYKRLVSCDKAEKCSVALDLAKIGKPAYQYIVQSLADENEWVRMFMAEALGNIGDAQALPNLLPLLKDEDQMVRFMAAESLGNLGSKDAIPYLEEVCREDNCFVRVSAEEAIEKILK; translated from the coding sequence ATGCCCGAAACGCATTATAAACGTCTTGTATCCTGCGACAAAGCAGAAAAATGCTCCGTAGCGCTTGATCTTGCAAAGATCGGAAAACCAGCATATCAATATATTGTCCAGTCACTTGCAGATGAGAATGAATGGGTCCGAATGTTCATGGCCGAAGCACTTGGAAACATAGGTGATGCCCAGGCACTCCCAAACCTGCTTCCACTTCTGAAAGATGAGGACCAGATGGTTCGGTTCATGGCAGCAGAGTCCCTTGGAAATCTTGGTTCAAAAGATGCTATTCCTTATCTTGAAGAAGTGTGCAGAGAGGATAATTGCTTTGTCCGTGTCAGTGCAGAAGAAGCAATTGAAAAGATCCTGAAATAA
- a CDS encoding GNAT family N-acetyltransferase produces MIAHELSSHRLSLVPVTVASCTAELKENYGLSLLLDADVPGDWPPPLVTKETLHEFIGMLTDPSSCRLCAWYWILKSDGRSSRPVLIGSGGLYINEDGTCEIGYSVLEAFQCRGYATEAVGTILDFVFSQGDFGTVYATTYPHLYPSVRVLQKNGFIPDGPGKEEGTVRFYIRK; encoded by the coding sequence ATGATAGCACACGAACTTTCGAGTCATCGACTGAGTCTGGTTCCGGTAACGGTCGCCAGTTGTACTGCAGAACTGAAAGAAAACTACGGATTATCCCTCCTGCTGGATGCAGATGTTCCAGGAGACTGGCCTCCGCCACTTGTCACCAAAGAAACCCTTCATGAATTTATCGGAATGCTCACTGATCCGTCATCCTGCCGGTTATGTGCCTGGTACTGGATTTTGAAATCGGATGGGAGAAGCAGTCGCCCGGTTCTGATTGGAAGTGGCGGGCTCTATATAAACGAGGATGGGACCTGTGAGATCGGCTATTCAGTGCTTGAGGCATTCCAGTGCCGGGGGTATGCAACCGAAGCGGTCGGCACCATCCTTGACTTTGTGTTTTCACAGGGAGATTTCGGGACGGTGTATGCGACTACTTACCCGCACCTCTATCCATCAGTCCGGGTCCTTCAAAAGAACGGGTTTATTCCGGACGGACCGGGAAAAGAGGAGGGAACGGTCAGGTTTTATATCCGAAAATAA
- a CDS encoding DUF2493 domain-containing protein yields MKKLIVTGLRTCERKDLVYAEISKYISEIGGVDEIVSGGSKGVDTYTRQYAEEHGIKFKEFTPDFQSHINAATFIRDSEMAEYGTHLLVLSNGISKESKNLIAEARSHNLQVKSVGGFEGPSESEMYRPGTVPTLY; encoded by the coding sequence ATGAAGAAACTCATTGTAACCGGCCTTCGGACCTGCGAAAGAAAAGACCTCGTATATGCAGAAATCAGCAAGTATATCTCTGAAATTGGCGGAGTTGACGAGATTGTATCAGGTGGATCCAAAGGTGTTGACACCTATACCAGACAGTATGCAGAAGAACACGGCATTAAGTTCAAGGAGTTCACCCCTGACTTCCAGAGCCATATCAATGCTGCAACCTTCATCCGTGATTCAGAGATGGCAGAATATGGAACTCACCTGCTTGTCCTCTCAAACGGAATCAGCAAGGAATCAAAGAACCTCATCGCTGAAGCACGATCACACAATCTTCAGGTAAAAAGTGTCGGAGGATTTGAAGGACCTTCAGAGAGTGAGATGTACAGACCTGGTACCGTCCCGACCCTTTACTAA
- a CDS encoding HEAT repeat domain-containing protein: MPETHYMKLLSSTNEERCTIALKLASMGKPAYQYMIQSLVHDNEWVRMFMAEALGTIGDENVVPHLLPLLKDEDQMVRFIVAEALGNIRAKEAVRHLEQVCQYDNCFVRIAAEEALEKIRS, from the coding sequence ATGCCTGAAACCCACTATATGAAACTCTTGTCCAGTACAAACGAAGAAAGATGCACAATCGCCTTGAAACTTGCCAGCATGGGGAAACCGGCATATCAGTATATGATTCAGTCCCTGGTCCATGATAATGAATGGGTCAGGATGTTCATGGCTGAAGCACTCGGAACAATTGGCGATGAAAACGTGGTCCCGCATCTCCTTCCACTCTTAAAGGATGAAGATCAGATGGTGCGGTTCATTGTTGCTGAAGCCCTTGGTAATATCCGGGCCAAAGAGGCAGTACGCCATCTTGAGCAGGTATGCCAGTATGATAATTGTTTTGTCCGCATCGCAGCTGAAGAAGCCCTGGAAAAAATTCGTTCCTGA